The stretch of DNA ATTGACTAATCGAGGCCCGTTACAGAAGCGTGGGCAAAAGCGCAACGTGCTCACCGTGCAACAACGGTGCAAGAAATGGTTTGCACGCTACGCTTTGCCTACCCTACAAGAACAATTCCTGGGAGAGAAACATGCCCGCAGCCTTTTTCGTCGTCCGCGCCACCGTATCAGACCCCGCCAAGCGTGAGGCCTTCGGCACCTGGTATTCGCGCGAGCACCTGCCGGATGCGATGAAGTCGTTCGGCGCTGTGAAGGCATGGCGCTACTGGAGCGATACCGATCCATCGCTGCACCAGGCGATGTACCAATTCCCCGATAAGGCGGCGCTCGACCGCGCGATCGAGGGGCCGGAGATGAAGCGCCTGGTCGCCGATTTCAACCGCGACTGGCCCGACGTGACGCGGACGCGGGAGGTGCTGGTGCTGGCCGAGGAGCGCGTGGCGTAAGACAGTCGTCAGGCAAGGCGACTTGTCCGCTGAGGCTTATGAAGGCGGTGCGTCACACGCGCGCGCGATGCAGAAATGCCGCAACGGCGACAAATGTTCCGCAGCGAAGAGCCGTGCGCGAAAATAAATCTTGATCGGCTTCGTTCGCGGCAAAGCTGAATGCGCAGTTCACCGCGCGTTCATCTAGGCAGCTTGAAACTCTCTTCTTTCGCACCCAGCAGACGGAGGAGGAGATGTGATGGAACGCCGCCACTTTCTGAAACTCGCCTTTGGATTTGCCGCGGGCGGCATCGCGCTTGCAGCGAGCGCGCAGGCCGCGCCGCTGATGCCGGCGCCGCTCGCCGACGACGCCAAACTGCCCGTCAATCCTGATGCCCAACCCGCCGTCACTTCAGGCGAGGAGGTCGATCGCCTCACGCCGGAAGAAGTGCGCTGGGGCCGCGGCCGCCATCGCGGCTGGGGCCGCCGCCATTGGGGCTGGCGTCGCCGGCACTGGGGTTGGCGCCGCCGCCGTTGGCGCCGCAGGTATTGGGGCTGGCATCGCCGCCGTCGCTGGCGCCGCCGCTACTGGCGTCGTCGTCGTTACTACTGGTAAGTCGCCGCCGGGGATTGCTTAGATAAGGAATAAAAAAAGCCCCGCGCGAGCGGGGCTTTTGTCGTGCTCTGGATCAGTAAGCGCGGCAGCGTCCGTAGCGCCACACGGTGCCGTAAGGGCACCCGCGACCGGGCCGCACCACCACGACCGGAGGCGCCACAACGACCGGGCCTGGACGAACCACAACGGCCCGGCGATTGGGCTGGCAGCCGCCATAGGGGCCACGATGCCAACCGGGGCCGCATCCGCCTGCGGCTTCCGCCGCGCTGAAGCTGGCAACGGTGCCCAGGGCCAAAACTGCTGCGAAAAGGTATTTCATGTTTTCTCCCGTTTTCGGCCG from Bradyrhizobium sp. AZCC 1693 encodes:
- a CDS encoding GCG_CRPN prefix-to-repeats domain-containing protein encodes the protein MKYLFAAVLALGTVASFSAAEAAGGCGPGWHRGPYGGCQPNRRAVVVRPGPVVVAPPVVVVRPGRGCPYGTVWRYGRCRAY
- a CDS encoding twin-arginine translocation signal domain-containing protein; translation: MERRHFLKLAFGFAAGGIALAASAQAAPLMPAPLADDAKLPVNPDAQPAVTSGEEVDRLTPEEVRWGRGRHRGWGRRHWGWRRRHWGWRRRRWRRRYWGWHRRRRWRRRYWRRRRYYW